Proteins encoded by one window of Clostridium perfringens:
- a CDS encoding HAMP domain-containing sensor histidine kinase, whose product MKKFNLGKNRYKVSNILLRNYLKVFLLITIITATIFLISFIIGVSIYLKSEPIENESSKILVGEIENKDYNSIGNQDYVTEHGGWIEIIDKDLNVIETIGDQKVKRDNYSSEEFSKILVDEMHGVNIDEDYLSYTGYSKEGRFFVITRIPEENFGKMFTRNPKIGFKIFVYIMISLYIFIFTMSLILYSKLTSKTFTKPLDKLMNGVRKLSLGDYSTRINIEKNNEFEELGEAFNNMASKIEEEKKLKEKSEKLRKEFVRNIAHDLKTPLSSIIGYSNIIKNNPDIEKESLHKYISIIENNGERANEMIMELFEFYTLQSSEFILHKKYQDLSEFLRNLIADYIYLLEEKDFDFDFEISEDDLYLEFDNKRLERAIGNLIINSVKYNKKGTKFLVSLKKEDDKVKIIVSDDGIGLSEEIKKHIFNPFVREEKSRNSKKGGSGLGLTISKEIVEKHGGTIYLSDGPLKGCNFVIELPIK is encoded by the coding sequence TTGAAAAAATTTAATCTAGGAAAAAACAGATATAAGGTATCAAATATATTACTTAGGAATTATCTTAAGGTATTTTTACTTATTACTATTATAACAGCTACTATATTTCTAATTTCTTTTATTATAGGGGTTAGTATATATTTAAAAAGTGAGCCAATAGAAAATGAATCTTCTAAAATACTTGTAGGAGAAATAGAAAATAAAGATTATAACAGCATAGGTAATCAAGATTATGTAACAGAGCATGGTGGATGGATTGAAATTATAGATAAGGATTTAAATGTAATAGAAACAATTGGGGATCAAAAGGTGAAAAGAGATAATTATTCCAGTGAAGAATTCAGTAAAATTTTGGTGGATGAAATGCATGGAGTTAATATAGATGAGGATTACTTATCTTATACTGGTTATAGCAAGGAAGGGAGATTCTTTGTAATTACTAGAATACCTGAAGAAAACTTCGGAAAAATGTTTACTAGAAATCCTAAAATTGGATTTAAGATATTTGTATATATTATGATTTCTTTATATATCTTTATTTTTACAATGAGTCTAATCCTTTATTCAAAATTAACTTCTAAGACATTTACTAAACCTTTAGATAAGCTTATGAATGGAGTTAGGAAATTATCCTTAGGAGATTATTCTACTAGAATTAACATAGAAAAAAACAATGAGTTTGAGGAGCTTGGAGAGGCTTTTAATAATATGGCATCTAAAATAGAAGAAGAAAAGAAATTAAAAGAGAAATCAGAAAAGCTAAGGAAAGAATTTGTTAGAAATATAGCCCATGACCTAAAGACTCCCTTATCAAGTATAATAGGATATTCCAATATTATAAAAAACAATCCAGATATTGAAAAAGAGTCTTTACATAAATACATAAGTATAATTGAGAACAATGGGGAAAGAGCAAATGAAATGATAATGGAACTATTTGAATTTTACACACTTCAAAGTTCTGAATTTATTTTACATAAAAAATATCAAGATTTAAGCGAATTTTTAAGAAATTTAATAGCTGATTACATATATCTCCTAGAAGAAAAAGACTTTGATTTTGATTTTGAAATAAGTGAAGATGATCTTTATTTAGAATTTGATAATAAAAGACTTGAAAGAGCTATAGGCAATTTAATAATAAATAGTGTTAAATATAATAAAAAAGGAACTAAGTTTTTAGTAAGTCTAAAAAAAGAAGATGATAAGGTTAAAATAATAGTTAGTGATGATGGTATAGGTTTAAGTGAAGAAATAAAAAAACATATTTTTAATCCTTTTGTTAGGGAAGAAAAATCAAGAAATTCTAAAAAGGGTGGTTCTGGATTAGGATTAACCATAAGTAAAGAAATTGTAGAAAAACATGGAGGAACAATCTATTTAAGTGATGGTCCTTTAAAAGGATGCAATTTTGTTATAGAATTACCAATAAAATAA
- a CDS encoding response regulator transcription factor produces the protein MNILIAEDEQDIRNLLELHLLKEGYTVFKAVNGLEALDILKKEHIHLALLDVMMDGIDGFNLLKMLREWSQIPVIFLTAKIEDDDKILGLGLGADDYVIKPFKPVELMARIKSNLRRCYKYSGENELIKIGNLELSKEGCTVKKDGEIVTLNAKEFKILEMLMSNIGRVFTKKQIYENVWQEEYLGDDNTIMVHISHLRDKIEEDPKNPCKIKTIRGIGYRFEKI, from the coding sequence ATGAATATTTTAATAGCTGAGGATGAACAAGATATAAGAAATCTTTTAGAATTGCATTTATTAAAGGAAGGATACACTGTATTTAAGGCTGTAAATGGATTAGAAGCCTTAGATATCTTAAAAAAAGAACACATACATTTAGCCTTATTAGATGTTATGATGGATGGAATAGATGGCTTTAATCTATTAAAGATGTTAAGGGAATGGAGTCAGATTCCAGTTATATTTTTAACTGCTAAAATTGAGGATGATGATAAAATATTAGGTTTAGGCTTAGGGGCTGATGATTATGTTATAAAACCTTTTAAACCTGTAGAACTTATGGCTAGGATTAAATCAAATTTAAGAAGATGCTATAAATATTCTGGAGAAAATGAACTTATAAAAATAGGAAATTTAGAACTTAGCAAAGAAGGATGTACAGTTAAAAAAGATGGAGAAATAGTAACTTTAAACGCAAAGGAATTTAAAATTTTAGAAATGCTTATGAGCAACATTGGAAGAGTGTTTACTAAAAAACAAATATATGAAAATGTATGGCAAGAGGAGTATTTAGGTGATGACAATACTATAATGGTTCATATAAGCCACTTAAGAGATAAGATAGAGGAAGATCCTAAAAATCCTTGCAAGATAAAAACTATAAGAGGGATAGGATATAGGTTTGAAAAAATTTAA
- the yjeM gene encoding glutamate/gamma-aminobutyrate family transporter YjeM produces the protein MSSEHKSKLSLTALILMIFTSVYGFANMPKAFYLMGYSAIPWYIISALAFSIPYAFMMAEYGAAFRKERGGIYSWMAKSVGNKYAFIVTFMWYSSNLIWLVSNSSSIWIPFSNVIYGKDTTGTWSLLGLSVPQTMAVLGSILIIVITYASSKGLKSITKVTSIGGTVVALSNIVLILGAIIVFVSNGFKPAEVINGSAFVHAQNPSYQSPIGVLGFLVFAVFAYGGLEAVSGLVDETKDAKKNFPKGLMIASIIIAVGYAVGILCVGLFTNWQEVLSGDNVNLANVAYIVIQNLGVKLGQAFGMSTNASLQLGAWFARYIGLSMMLALMGAFFTLSYAPIKQLIEGTPKEIWPKKWTVLNENNMPVNAMWVQCIVVVIFILVASFGGESANKFFSYLILMGNVAMTIPYMFLSGAFPAFKKKKHIEKPFVMYKSYKLSLIWSIIVTFTIGFANLFTIIKPVIQDKDYTAMAFQITGPIVFSIIAFILYHNYEKKMKNK, from the coding sequence ATGAGCTCAGAACATAAAAGTAAATTGTCTTTAACAGCGCTTATATTAATGATTTTCACATCAGTATATGGTTTTGCTAACATGCCAAAGGCCTTTTATTTAATGGGATATAGTGCTATTCCATGGTACATAATATCAGCATTAGCTTTCTCAATTCCATATGCTTTTATGATGGCAGAATATGGAGCAGCATTTAGAAAGGAAAGAGGAGGAATATACTCATGGATGGCTAAATCTGTAGGAAATAAATATGCCTTCATAGTTACATTCATGTGGTATTCATCAAATTTAATATGGTTAGTTAGTAACTCATCATCAATATGGATTCCTTTCTCAAATGTTATATATGGAAAAGATACTACAGGAACATGGTCTTTACTTGGATTAAGTGTTCCACAGACAATGGCTGTATTAGGATCAATACTTATAATAGTTATAACTTATGCATCATCTAAAGGATTAAAGAGTATAACAAAGGTTACTTCAATTGGAGGAACTGTTGTTGCATTATCAAACATAGTACTTATTTTAGGAGCAATTATTGTTTTTGTAAGCAATGGATTTAAACCTGCTGAGGTAATAAATGGGTCTGCCTTTGTTCATGCACAAAATCCATCTTACCAATCACCAATAGGTGTATTAGGATTTTTAGTTTTTGCAGTTTTTGCTTATGGTGGACTAGAAGCTGTAAGTGGATTAGTTGATGAAACTAAGGATGCTAAAAAGAATTTTCCAAAGGGATTAATGATTGCATCTATAATAATAGCCGTTGGATATGCTGTTGGAATACTTTGTGTTGGATTATTTACAAATTGGCAAGAAGTATTATCAGGGGATAATGTTAACTTAGCAAATGTAGCATATATAGTAATTCAAAACTTAGGTGTAAAATTAGGTCAAGCTTTTGGCATGAGTACTAATGCTTCACTTCAATTAGGAGCTTGGTTTGCAAGATACATAGGTCTTTCAATGATGTTAGCCTTAATGGGAGCTTTCTTTACATTAAGTTATGCACCTATTAAACAATTAATAGAAGGAACACCTAAAGAAATCTGGCCAAAAAAATGGACTGTGTTAAATGAAAATAACATGCCAGTTAATGCAATGTGGGTTCAATGTATAGTTGTTGTTATATTTATATTAGTAGCTTCTTTTGGTGGAGAATCTGCAAATAAATTCTTTAGTTATTTAATATTAATGGGTAATGTGGCCATGACAATACCATATATGTTCTTATCTGGAGCTTTCCCAGCATTTAAAAAGAAAAAACATATAGAAAAACCATTTGTTATGTATAAGTCATATAAATTATCATTAATTTGGTCAATAATAGTAACATTTACAATTGGATTTGCAAATTTATTTACAATAATAAAACCTGTTATTCAGGATAAAGATTATACAGCTATGGCATTCCAAATAACTGGTCCAATAGTTTTTTCTATAATTGCTTTTATACTTTATCATAATTATGAAAAGAAAATGAAAAATAAATAA
- a CDS encoding metal-binding protein, with protein sequence MAAGKTHDKITVIMTPFIASFFLFINMIFLEDLGSSLAFTILGVSVYMFGGYMFSGDLDIKSREFRRWGYLKFIWIPYQKLFEHRSVFTHGFILGPIIRILYVSIIPITISSLLYSFSIINISTPEMLKLVFNFMSKNKVLFGNMALALFLGSGLHTITDMIYSYFKRKFSYKKRKSSKKYSRSKRPSRRAA encoded by the coding sequence TTGGCAGCAGGAAAAACACATGACAAAATTACGGTTATTATGACCCCTTTTATAGCTTCTTTCTTTTTATTTATAAATATGATCTTCTTAGAAGACTTAGGAAGTAGCCTTGCCTTTACAATATTAGGCGTATCTGTATATATGTTTGGTGGGTATATGTTTTCTGGAGATTTAGATATTAAAAGTAGAGAATTTAGAAGATGGGGGTATTTAAAGTTTATTTGGATTCCATACCAAAAACTATTTGAACATAGAAGTGTTTTTACACACGGATTTATATTAGGACCTATAATAAGAATACTTTATGTATCTATTATCCCTATAACAATTTCTTCATTGTTATATTCTTTTTCCATAATTAATATATCTACACCAGAAATGTTAAAGTTAGTTTTTAATTTTATGTCAAAGAATAAAGTTTTATTTGGTAATATGGCTTTAGCCTTATTTTTAGGTTCTGGTCTTCATACCATAACTGATATGATATATAGTTATTTTAAAAGAAAATTCTCATATAAAAAGAGAAAATCAAGTAAGAAATATAGTAGAAGTAAAAGACCTTCAAGAAGGGCTGCATAA
- a CDS encoding YgiQ family radical SAM protein encodes MSENKFLPICKDDMIERGWEQCDFVLVTADAYIDHHSFGTAIISRVLENAGYKVGIIAQPDWKSVDDFKKLGRPRLGFLVNGGNMDPMVNHYTVSKKLRKKDLYTPKGEMGKRPDRATIVYCNKIREAYKDVNIVIGGIEASLRRFAHYDYWDNKVRKSILVDSGADLLVYGMSEKQIVEVADFLNQGFDGKYIRHIPGTCYIADSLDEIYEEHIVLPSFKEVSSDKRTYAECFKIQYDEQDPVRGRTLVQEHNGKYVVINKPEMPLSREELDRVYALPYQKTYHPIYEKDGGIAAIEEVKFSLVSSRGCSGNCSFCAITFHQGRIVTSRSEDSIVEEAEEITKYDDFKGYIHDIGGPTANFRKPACKKQLTLGACKHKRCMSPGICKNMEVDHREYLHLLRRVRKLPGIKKVFIRSGLRYDYIMADKDDTFFKELVEHHVSGQLKVAPEHVSPNVLKYMGKPAGKTYDEFRRKFFRITERLGKKQFIIPYLMSSHPGCKLEDAIMLAEYLRDINYQPEQVQDFYPTPGTLSTTMFYTGLDPLTMEEVYIPRSKEEKAMQRALLQFKNPKNYNIVYDALVKAGREDLIGNGPKCLIRDKNSFGKGNNHSNHKSGGRKNRNENSGRRESEDKKRSSHSKKQRGNKSRGFDQKSQRSSKGKKRR; translated from the coding sequence ATGAGTGAAAATAAGTTTTTGCCAATTTGCAAAGATGATATGATAGAAAGAGGATGGGAACAATGTGACTTTGTACTAGTTACAGCAGATGCATACATAGACCATCATAGTTTTGGTACAGCAATTATATCTAGGGTTTTAGAGAATGCTGGATATAAGGTTGGAATAATAGCTCAACCAGATTGGAAGAGCGTTGATGATTTTAAAAAATTAGGTAGACCAAGATTAGGATTCTTAGTTAATGGTGGTAACATGGATCCTATGGTTAATCACTATACAGTAAGCAAAAAGTTAAGAAAGAAAGATCTATATACTCCTAAGGGGGAAATGGGTAAGAGACCTGATAGAGCTACAATAGTTTATTGTAATAAAATAAGAGAAGCTTATAAGGATGTTAACATAGTAATTGGTGGAATTGAAGCTAGTTTAAGAAGATTTGCTCATTATGATTACTGGGATAACAAGGTAAGAAAATCAATTTTAGTTGATAGTGGAGCTGATCTTTTAGTATATGGAATGAGTGAAAAGCAAATCGTTGAAGTGGCTGACTTCTTAAATCAAGGATTTGATGGAAAGTACATAAGACATATACCAGGAACATGTTACATAGCTGATAGTTTAGATGAAATCTATGAGGAGCATATAGTTCTGCCATCATTTAAAGAAGTTTCAAGTGATAAGAGAACTTATGCAGAATGCTTTAAAATTCAATATGATGAGCAAGATCCTGTAAGAGGAAGAACTTTAGTTCAAGAACATAATGGGAAATACGTTGTTATAAATAAACCAGAAATGCCTCTTTCAAGGGAAGAATTAGATAGAGTGTATGCTCTTCCATATCAAAAAACTTACCATCCTATTTATGAGAAAGATGGTGGTATAGCTGCTATTGAAGAGGTTAAGTTTAGTTTAGTAAGTTCAAGGGGATGCTCAGGAAACTGTTCATTCTGTGCAATAACCTTCCATCAAGGAAGAATTGTAACTAGTAGAAGTGAAGATTCTATAGTAGAAGAAGCTGAAGAAATAACTAAATATGATGATTTTAAAGGGTACATACACGATATAGGGGGACCTACAGCTAACTTTAGAAAGCCAGCATGTAAGAAGCAACTAACTTTAGGAGCTTGTAAACATAAAAGATGTATGTCACCAGGTATATGTAAGAACATGGAGGTAGATCATAGAGAATACCTTCATTTATTAAGAAGAGTAAGAAAATTACCAGGAATTAAAAAGGTATTTATACGTTCAGGATTAAGATATGATTATATAATGGCAGATAAGGATGATACTTTCTTTAAGGAATTAGTTGAGCATCATGTAAGTGGTCAATTAAAAGTTGCACCAGAGCATGTATCTCCAAATGTTTTAAAATACATGGGTAAACCAGCAGGAAAAACTTATGATGAGTTTAGAAGAAAATTCTTTAGAATTACAGAAAGATTAGGAAAGAAACAATTCATCATTCCTTATTTAATGTCAAGTCATCCAGGATGCAAGTTAGAAGATGCAATTATGCTTGCTGAATATTTAAGAGATATAAATTATCAACCAGAGCAGGTACAAGATTTCTATCCAACACCAGGAACATTATCAACTACAATGTTCTATACTGGATTAGATCCTTTAACAATGGAAGAAGTTTATATTCCTAGAAGTAAAGAAGAAAAGGCAATGCAAAGAGCTTTATTACAATTTAAAAATCCAAAGAATTATAACATAGTTTATGATGCTTTAGTTAAGGCAGGTAGGGAAGATTTAATTGGTAATGGTCCAAAATGCTTAATTAGAGATAAAAATAGCTTTGGGAAAGGAAATAATCATAGTAATCACAAAAGTGGTGGAAGAAAAAATAGAAATGAGAATAGCGGAAGAAGAGAGTCAGAAGATAAGAAAAGAAGTTCTCATAGTAAAAAACAAAGAGGAAACAAATCAAGAGGATTTGATCAAAAGAGCCAAAGAAGCTCAAAGGGCAAGAAAAGAAGATAA
- a CDS encoding 2-hydroxyacyl-CoA dehydratase — MEMENNKNFAVFTKEMRKTHTILAPTMLPIHFKLLSGIMKKYGYKLEFFDGDTNSAIEEGLKSVHNDICYPAMIVIGQLMEALKSGKYDPDKTALIMSQTGGGCRASNYIHLLRKALKENNLEQVPVISLNASGLEKHEGFKMYPGLLIKCIYALYYGDLLMYMYNQCKSYEINKGETDRVLDKWIEILKEKFESLKYLKVRELYKNIILDFSKIELEETEKVKVGIVGEIYLKYSPLGNNNLEEFLREDNAEVVMSGVTDFFMYCLSNSEIDYKLYGMKKVSSKFTKIGCSYLEHLQNVMIDSIKKYSKFRAPAPFKELKTSVEEYIGRGVKMGEGWLMTAEMLELINSGVNNIVCAQPFGCLPNHIVGKGMIRGIMEKHPEANIVVVDYDPSSTKVNQENRIKLMLANAKLSEYILNN; from the coding sequence ATGGAAATGGAAAATAATAAAAATTTTGCAGTATTTACTAAAGAGATGAGAAAGACTCATACTATTTTAGCTCCTACAATGTTGCCAATACACTTTAAACTTTTATCTGGAATAATGAAAAAGTACGGTTATAAATTAGAATTTTTTGATGGTGATACAAATAGCGCTATTGAAGAAGGATTAAAAAGTGTTCATAATGATATATGCTATCCAGCTATGATTGTAATTGGACAACTTATGGAAGCTTTAAAAAGTGGAAAATATGACCCAGACAAAACGGCTTTAATAATGAGCCAAACTGGGGGAGGATGTCGTGCATCTAACTATATACATTTATTAAGAAAGGCACTAAAAGAAAATAACTTAGAGCAAGTTCCAGTAATTTCTTTAAACGCAAGTGGATTAGAAAAGCATGAAGGGTTTAAAATGTATCCAGGCTTATTAATAAAATGCATATATGCTCTTTATTATGGAGATCTGCTTATGTATATGTATAATCAGTGTAAATCTTATGAGATTAATAAGGGTGAAACAGATAGGGTTTTAGATAAGTGGATTGAGATTTTAAAAGAGAAGTTTGAAAGCTTAAAATATTTAAAGGTAAGAGAACTATATAAAAATATAATTTTAGATTTTTCTAAGATAGAACTAGAAGAAACTGAAAAAGTAAAGGTTGGTATAGTGGGAGAAATTTATTTAAAGTATTCTCCTTTAGGAAATAATAATTTAGAGGAATTTTTAAGAGAAGATAATGCTGAAGTTGTTATGTCTGGTGTTACAGATTTCTTTATGTATTGTCTATCTAATTCAGAAATAGATTATAAATTATATGGAATGAAAAAAGTCTCAAGTAAATTTACTAAAATTGGATGTTCATATTTAGAGCATTTACAAAATGTTATGATAGATTCAATAAAAAAATATAGTAAGTTTAGAGCACCTGCTCCATTTAAGGAATTAAAAACTTCTGTTGAAGAGTACATAGGAAGAGGAGTTAAAATGGGTGAAGGGTGGCTTATGACTGCTGAAATGTTAGAACTTATAAATAGTGGTGTAAATAATATAGTTTGTGCTCAACCCTTTGGATGTCTTCCTAATCACATAGTTGGAAAAGGTATGATTAGAGGAATTATGGAGAAACATCCAGAAGCTAATATAGTTGTTGTAGATTATGATCCATCTTCAACTAAGGTAAATCAAGAAAATAGAATAAAATTAATGTTAGCTAATGCTAAATTAAGTGAATATATATTAAATAACTAA
- a CDS encoding acyl-CoA dehydratase activase-related protein, with protein sequence MYYKIGIDAGSTTLKCIVLNEEDKILYSNYERHYSKVREKLIEELENIKGIIENKKFKIAITGSAGYGISKEYNLPFVQEVFATTLAIKRYYDDVDVAIELGGEDAKIIFLTGGFEERMNSSCAGGTGAFIDQMAHLMGLTVDEMDNLSLKHENIYEIASRCGVFAKTDIQPLLNQGARKEDISASVFQSVVNQTIGGLAQGRSIEGKIMFLGGPLYFCKGLRERFIKTLKLKDNDVVSPENAQVFVAIGSAIYSKENNKKYEYEELLNIIKENHNEISTMNIIDPLFNSEGEYNEFKERHKKAKVKVSDINNYAGEAYVGIDAGSTTTKVVLIDKEDNILYEYYGSNKGNPIEVVKKELKHIYNICGEKIKIMGSAVTGYGEELIKKAFSIDFGIVETVAHYIAASHFNPKVDFILDIGGQDIKCFKIKDGIVANIMLNEACSSGCGSFIESFANQMGYDVETFSKLGLFAKHGADLGSRCTVFMNSSVKQAQKEGATVEDLSAGLSVSVVKNALYKVIRAKSLDELGKNIIVQGGTMYNDAILRAFEKELGMNVIRPSISGLMGAYGCALYAKRKNLKESKIISKEDLESFTHKSKIAKCGLCTNRCNLTINIFNDGEKYISGNRCEKPTGNKKSESIPNMYQYKYKKLREYESLDEGKRGTIGLPMVLNMYENIPLWATFFKELGFKVVLSDESNKKMYLKGQHTIPSDTVCYPAKLAHGHIENLISKNIEHIFYPCMSYNFDEGISDNCFNCPVVAYYPELLKTNVKELDSNNFMMEYLSLNNKKLLSKQLYEILNKTFGDIKQKEVKNALEKAYIEYDKYTKHIKEKGEEFIEYAKNNNKKVIVVAGRPYHIDPEINHGIDKVLSSLGIVVLTEDSIEVSHEKPKVNILNQWTYQARLYNAAYYVAKNKDMELIQLVSFGCGTDAITSDEVKDILERNNKIYTQLKIDETNNLGAAKIRIRSLLEAIAQE encoded by the coding sequence TTGTATTACAAAATAGGTATTGATGCAGGGTCTACAACCTTAAAGTGTATAGTCTTAAATGAAGAGGACAAGATACTTTACTCAAATTATGAAAGACATTACTCTAAGGTAAGAGAAAAGCTAATCGAAGAACTAGAAAATATAAAAGGGATAATTGAGAATAAAAAATTTAAGATAGCTATAACTGGATCTGCTGGTTATGGAATTTCAAAAGAGTATAATTTACCTTTTGTTCAAGAAGTATTTGCTACAACTTTAGCTATAAAAAGATATTATGATGATGTGGATGTGGCAATAGAGCTTGGAGGAGAAGATGCCAAGATAATTTTTTTAACTGGTGGTTTTGAGGAGAGAATGAACTCAAGTTGTGCAGGGGGAACAGGAGCTTTCATAGATCAAATGGCTCACCTTATGGGGCTTACTGTAGATGAAATGGACAACTTAAGTCTTAAACATGAGAATATATATGAGATTGCTTCAAGATGTGGGGTTTTTGCTAAAACTGATATACAACCCCTATTAAATCAAGGAGCAAGAAAAGAGGATATTTCAGCTAGTGTATTCCAATCTGTTGTAAATCAAACAATAGGTGGACTAGCACAAGGAAGAAGTATTGAGGGAAAAATAATGTTTTTAGGAGGACCTTTATATTTCTGTAAGGGACTAAGAGAGAGATTCATAAAAACATTAAAATTAAAGGATAATGATGTTGTTTCTCCTGAAAATGCACAGGTTTTTGTGGCTATTGGAAGTGCTATATATTCAAAGGAAAATAATAAAAAATATGAATATGAGGAATTATTAAATATAATAAAAGAAAATCATAATGAAATATCAACTATGAATATAATAGATCCATTATTTAATTCTGAAGGAGAATATAATGAGTTTAAGGAAAGACACAAAAAAGCTAAGGTTAAAGTTAGTGATATAAATAATTATGCTGGAGAGGCATATGTAGGCATAGATGCTGGAAGTACTACAACAAAGGTTGTTTTAATAGATAAAGAGGATAATATTTTATATGAATATTATGGATCTAATAAAGGAAATCCTATTGAAGTTGTAAAAAAAGAATTAAAGCATATTTATAATATATGTGGAGAAAAAATTAAGATAATGGGTAGTGCAGTTACTGGCTATGGAGAAGAGCTAATAAAAAAAGCCTTTTCAATTGATTTTGGAATAGTAGAAACTGTAGCTCATTATATTGCAGCAAGTCATTTTAATCCTAAGGTAGATTTTATTTTAGATATAGGTGGACAAGATATTAAATGCTTTAAAATAAAGGATGGCATTGTAGCCAATATAATGCTAAATGAAGCATGTTCATCTGGATGTGGTTCATTTATAGAAAGTTTTGCTAATCAAATGGGATATGATGTAGAAACTTTTTCAAAACTTGGTTTATTTGCGAAGCATGGTGCAGATTTAGGATCAAGATGTACAGTTTTTATGAACTCATCAGTAAAACAAGCACAAAAGGAAGGGGCTACAGTAGAAGATCTTTCAGCTGGACTTTCCGTAAGTGTTGTTAAAAATGCTCTTTATAAAGTAATAAGAGCAAAAAGTCTTGATGAATTAGGAAAAAATATAATTGTTCAAGGGGGAACCATGTATAATGATGCCATCCTTAGAGCCTTTGAAAAAGAGCTTGGTATGAATGTTATAAGACCTAGTATATCAGGACTTATGGGGGCTTATGGATGTGCTCTTTATGCAAAAAGAAAAAATTTAAAGGAAAGTAAGATAATTTCTAAAGAGGATTTAGAGAGTTTTACGCATAAATCAAAAATAGCTAAATGTGGATTATGTACTAATAGATGTAATTTAACAATAAACATCTTTAATGATGGAGAAAAATATATTTCAGGAAATAGATGTGAAAAACCAACTGGTAATAAAAAATCTGAAAGTATTCCTAATATGTATCAGTATAAATATAAAAAATTAAGAGAATATGAATCATTAGATGAAGGAAAAAGAGGAACTATAGGATTACCAATGGTATTAAATATGTATGAAAATATTCCTCTATGGGCTACATTCTTTAAAGAGTTAGGCTTTAAGGTGGTTTTATCTGATGAATCAAATAAGAAGATGTATTTAAAAGGGCAACATACAATTCCATCAGATACTGTGTGTTATCCAGCAAAATTAGCTCATGGCCATATAGAAAACTTAATAAGTAAAAATATAGAGCATATATTCTATCCATGTATGAGTTATAATTTTGACGAAGGTATATCAGATAATTGTTTTAATTGTCCTGTTGTAGCTTATTATCCAGAACTTTTAAAGACAAATGTAAAAGAGTTAGATAGTAATAACTTTATGATGGAATATTTAAGCTTAAACAATAAAAAATTATTAAGCAAACAACTTTATGAGATTTTAAATAAAACTTTTGGAGATATAAAACAAAAGGAAGTTAAAAATGCTTTAGAAAAGGCTTATATAGAGTATGATAAATATACTAAGCATATAAAAGAAAAAGGTGAAGAATTTATAGAGTATGCTAAAAATAACAATAAGAAGGTTATAGTAGTAGCAGGAAGACCTTATCACATAGATCCAGAAATAAATCATGGAATAGACAAGGTTTTAAGTAGCTTAGGAATTGTTGTTTTAACAGAAGATTCTATTGAAGTAAGTCATGAAAAGCCAAAGGTTAATATATTAAATCAATGGACATATCAAGCTAGATTATATAATGCTGCTTATTATGTTGCTAAAAATAAAGATATGGAACTTATACAATTAGTTTCCTTTGGATGTGGAACAGATGCCATAACTTCTGATGAAGTTAAAGACATACTAGAGAGAAATAACAAAATATATACTCAATTAAAAATAGATGAAACTAATAATTTAGGCGCAGCTAAAATAAGGATAAGAAGCTTGCTAGAGGCTATAGCACAGGAATAG